The following is a genomic window from Variovorax paradoxus.
GATTCGAGGTTGCTGCCGTTGGTGGTGCCCGAGCCATTGAGAAAAGCCACCCCCGGGTACTTGGCGGCCAAGTCCTTGAAGCTGTCCGAATAGCCGAAGGCGGTGCCGATCACGATGTTGGCACCGCGCTGGATGAACTTCTCGGCCGCAGGCTTGATGGCCGATGCGTCTTCGGGAACGTTCTCCACAAACTGGATCTTCTGGCCGATTTCCTTCTCGATCTTCACGCGCGCTTCGTCGAAGGCCTGCGTCCAGCCGCCATCGTTCTTCGGGCCGAAGTAAAGCATCGCGATCTTCGGCTTGTCCTTCAGCGTAAAGCCGTCGGCGGCTGCCGCGGGCAGCGAGACGAACGCGACGCCGGCTGCAAGCGCCAGGGCAAGGCCGGAGGTGAAGCCGTGGGTGGGAGTGCGCAGCATGGAGCGACCTTTCGTGAGAAGCAAGCCAGGAAAAAAAAGCGTTTGAAGACGGAGGTGCTGCGCGCGTCACATCATGAAGTTGATGCGAAACACGTTGCCTTCGGGGTCGAGCAGCACCGACTGGTACCAGTTGTAGTAAGTGACGTAGGGCGGCTTCACCAGCGTTGCGCCGGCCTCGAGCGCAACGGGCACCATGCGGTCCACGTCGTCCTTGCTGTCGACGTCGATGTTCAGCAAAAACTTGACGCCGCGCGTGTCGGAAAATTCGGCCAGGTGCAGCAGCTCATAAGCATCGAGCGCGTTGAAGCCGAGGCTCGACTTGCCGGTGTCGAGTCCGCGAAAGATCGGTGAGCGGATGGCCTCGATTTCGGCAAAGCCGAACACGCGCTGGTAGAAGCCGCTGAGCGCGACCACGTCCTTGGCGAAGACGTTGACGTAGGAGAGATGCGCCATGCTCAGGCCACGGCCTTGGTGCCGCCGAACGTCGTCTGCTTCACGAACTTGGAGGTCAGGTGGTCGCCCGATGAAATGGGCGCGTACTTCGGCTGCTCGCCCGGCGCAAGGCAGCTTGGCAGGCACTCCACCATCGCGTCGTAGTTGGGCTGGTGAAAAAACACCAGCGACTGCCGGCGGTTGGTGCTGGCCACCTCGAACGGCGGATTGACCACGCGGTGCAGCGTCGACACCCACTGGTCGTTGGTCCACTGCATCATCAGGTCGGCAATGTTGACCACCAGGCCGCCTTCCACCTGCGGCACGTCGACCCACTGGCCCGCCTTGTTGAACACCTGCAGGCCCTTGTCGTCGGGCAGCACGATGGTGAGGCTCCCGTAGTCGCTGTGCGCGCCTGCGCGCAACTGGCCCGGCAGCGGCGCTTCACGCTGCGGCGGATAGCTCAGCACGCGGAACATGCTGATGTGCTTGTCGATCTTGTCGTCGAAGAACATCTCGGGCAGCGCAAGCCCAAGCGCGAAGATGCGCATCAGCGAGCGCGAGAGATCGCTCATCGCCTCGAAGTAGGCTTCATACGCTTCGCGAAAGCCGTCTATCGGCGGCCAGCTGTTGGGCTCGAAATGCGGCCCGGCAGCGGGGCCGCGATGGTAGTCGTCGTCGGGCACGCCCGAGGGGCCGATCGAGAACGACTCCTTCAGGTCGCCGGGCGCGGCCTCTTCCAGGCTGTACGAAAGCCCTTCTTCGCCCACTGCGCTGTAGCCGCGCACCGCGTCTTCGCGCGGCCGGTCGACCTTGCGCTTCTCGGCCAGCGGCATGTCGAAGAACTCGCGCGAGAGCTTCGACACGCGCGCGATCAGTTCGGCCGGAATGCCGTGGTTGGTAATGACCAGAAAGCCGATGCTGCGGCAGGCCTCGTCGACTTTTCTGGCGACCTGCGCCTTGCCTTCGGCCGTGCCGCCGAAGTAGGGCGCGAGATCGATGATGGGTACGGACAGCAGGGTTGTCATGTGTCGGTCCTCGTGCTTGGCATGCCTTTCGCCATGCAACGTCTGTGCCAGTTGGACCAAATGGACAAAAGGCATTTGTCGCGTCAGCATGGTGCGCGCCGCGCGTGCCGGAAGGCCCGGCCGGCGCAACGCGATGCACCGCGGCCTTACAGTGGTGCGCGTTCAATGAAGAGCCTGCAAATCGAGAAGCGAGGGAAGATGCCGAAGACCAAGGCGCTGGCCACAGCCAGCAGCACAAAGAAGACCCCGGCGAAGAGCGCTGTGAAGGGCGCCGCGAAGGGCCTGGTGCGCAAGTCCGCGAAGCCCGCGGTGCGCAGCGCCTCGGCGGTGAGCCGCAGGCTGCGCCAGATCGAGGACAAGCGCAGCGCCATCCTCGGCGCGGCGCTGGGCCTGTTCTCGCGCTTCGGATTGCACGGCACGTCGATCGACCAGGTGGCGGCGCGGGCCGATGTGTCCAAGAGCAATCTGCTCTATTACTTTGCGAACAAGGAAGAGCTGTACGTGAACGTGCTGCGCGACCTGCTCGCGCTGTGGCTGGAGCCGCTGCGCGGCTTCAGCGCCGAGCAGGACCCGGGCGAGGCCATTGGCGGCTACATCCGCCGCAAGCTCGTGGTCTCGCGCGACCGGCCCGATGCGTCGCGCCTTTTCTGCCTTGAAATGATCCAGGGCGCGCCTTTGCTGCGCGACGAGCTCGACCGCGAACTGCGCACGCTGGTGGAGCGCAAGTCGGAGGTCATCCGTTCATGGGTCGCGTCCGGCAAGCTCGCACCGGTCGATCCGCATCACCTGATCTTCGCGCTCTGGGCCGTCACGCAGCACTATGCGGATTTCGGCGTGCAGGTGCAGGCGCTGACGGGGCACACGCTGGAGGATCCGGTGTTCTTCGAGCAGACGGTGGAGAACGTGCAGCGGATCGTGCTGCATGGGATTGCCCCGCGTTAGGAGTTACTCCCTTGGGATGACAGGGGCGGGTTGCGGACTTGCTC
Proteins encoded in this region:
- a CDS encoding isopenicillin N synthase family dioxygenase is translated as MTTLLSVPIIDLAPYFGGTAEGKAQVARKVDEACRSIGFLVITNHGIPAELIARVSKLSREFFDMPLAEKRKVDRPREDAVRGYSAVGEEGLSYSLEEAAPGDLKESFSIGPSGVPDDDYHRGPAAGPHFEPNSWPPIDGFREAYEAYFEAMSDLSRSLMRIFALGLALPEMFFDDKIDKHISMFRVLSYPPQREAPLPGQLRAGAHSDYGSLTIVLPDDKGLQVFNKAGQWVDVPQVEGGLVVNIADLMMQWTNDQWVSTLHRVVNPPFEVASTNRRQSLVFFHQPNYDAMVECLPSCLAPGEQPKYAPISSGDHLTSKFVKQTTFGGTKAVA
- the rutR gene encoding HTH-type transcriptional regulator RutR, with the translated sequence MPKTKALATASSTKKTPAKSAVKGAAKGLVRKSAKPAVRSASAVSRRLRQIEDKRSAILGAALGLFSRFGLHGTSIDQVAARADVSKSNLLYYFANKEELYVNVLRDLLALWLEPLRGFSAEQDPGEAIGGYIRRKLVVSRDRPDASRLFCLEMIQGAPLLRDELDRELRTLVERKSEVIRSWVASGKLAPVDPHHLIFALWAVTQHYADFGVQVQALTGHTLEDPVFFEQTVENVQRIVLHGIAPR
- a CDS encoding VOC family protein, with amino-acid sequence MAHLSYVNVFAKDVVALSGFYQRVFGFAEIEAIRSPIFRGLDTGKSSLGFNALDAYELLHLAEFSDTRGVKFLLNIDVDSKDDVDRMVPVALEAGATLVKPPYVTYYNWYQSVLLDPEGNVFRINFMM